In Gordonia iterans, the following proteins share a genomic window:
- a CDS encoding DUF2273 domain-containing protein has product MNSSCAVVGLIAGLLLALTATTGGLVGLLIGVVLGGAGLALGMHRDGAIDLSAVLRSRNRG; this is encoded by the coding sequence ATGAACAGTAGTTGTGCCGTCGTCGGCCTCATCGCCGGTCTGCTGCTGGCGCTCACCGCGACCACCGGTGGTCTGGTCGGACTGCTGATCGGGGTGGTGCTCGGCGGGGCCGGGCTGGCGCTGGGGATGCATCGTGACGGTGCCATCGACTTGAGCGCGGTGCTCCGGAGCCGCAACCGTGGCTGA
- a CDS encoding Asp23/Gls24 family envelope stress response protein → MADDDATVGAAVAGALVLADRVGAKIAERAALDVDAVVAYKSPMGSALGGVSAARSLVGGVYPRAEIDMGASAPRLSIEVALVWPSALTAVCRELRTRLTDELERLTGVRPVAVDVEVAHLVPRAEVRELGAGMIELPAAGAGDEADDEGVDP, encoded by the coding sequence GTGGCTGATGACGACGCCACGGTCGGCGCGGCCGTCGCCGGCGCCCTGGTGCTGGCCGACCGGGTCGGCGCCAAGATCGCCGAACGGGCCGCGCTGGACGTGGACGCCGTCGTCGCCTACAAGAGCCCGATGGGCTCCGCGCTCGGCGGGGTGTCGGCGGCCCGTTCGCTGGTCGGCGGGGTGTATCCGCGTGCCGAGATCGACATGGGCGCGTCAGCGCCGCGGCTGTCCATCGAGGTCGCGCTGGTCTGGCCGTCGGCGCTGACCGCGGTCTGCCGCGAACTGCGGACGCGCCTGACCGACGAGCTCGAACGGCTCACCGGTGTGCGCCCGGTGGCCGTCGACGTCGAGGTCGCTCACCTGGTTCCGCGCGCCGAGGTACGTGAGCTCGGCGCCGGAATGATCGAACTGCCGGCCGCCGGCGCCGGCGACGAGGCCGACGATGAGGGGGTCGATCCGTGA
- the exaC gene encoding acetaldehyde dehydrogenase ExaC — MPVFAKPGSDGSLMSYESRYDNFIGGQWVPPVKGQYFENPSPIDGKTFCEVARSTAEDIDLALDAAHAAAPAWGKTAVAERAAVLNKIADVMEANLEKIALAESWENGKAIRETLAADIPLAIDHFRYYAGVIRAQEGGISEIDENTVAYHFHEPLGVVGQIIPWNFPILMAVWKLAPALAAGNCVVLKPAEQTPASILYLMSLLTDVIPAGVVNIVNGFGVEAGKPLASSNRIRKIAFTGETTTGRLISQYASENLIPVTLELGGKSPNIFFDDVLLEEDSFVQRALEGFTMFALNQGEVCTCPSRALIQEGIYDDFLERAVDRVSKIKQGNPLDTETMMGAQASNDQYEKIQSYLAIGKEEGAKVLIGGEPVDLGGDLSGGYYIKPTVFAGNNDMRIFQEEIFGPVLAVTSFSDYDDAIRIANDTLYGLGAGVWSRNGTVAYRAGRDIQAGRVWTNTYHDYPAHAAFGGYKNSGIGRENHLMMLSHYQQTKNLLVGYSQDPKGFF, encoded by the coding sequence ATGCCGGTATTCGCCAAGCCCGGATCCGATGGCTCGCTCATGAGCTACGAGTCCCGCTACGACAACTTCATCGGCGGCCAGTGGGTCCCGCCGGTCAAGGGTCAGTACTTCGAGAATCCGTCGCCGATCGACGGCAAGACCTTCTGCGAGGTGGCCCGTTCCACCGCGGAGGACATCGACCTCGCCCTCGACGCCGCGCACGCCGCGGCACCCGCGTGGGGCAAGACGGCGGTGGCCGAGCGCGCCGCGGTGCTGAACAAGATCGCCGACGTGATGGAAGCGAATCTGGAGAAGATCGCGCTCGCCGAGAGCTGGGAGAACGGTAAGGCGATCCGCGAGACCCTCGCCGCCGACATCCCCCTGGCGATCGACCACTTCCGTTACTACGCGGGCGTGATCCGGGCGCAAGAGGGCGGCATCTCCGAGATCGACGAGAACACCGTCGCCTACCACTTCCACGAGCCGCTGGGCGTCGTCGGCCAGATCATCCCGTGGAACTTCCCGATCCTGATGGCCGTCTGGAAGCTGGCACCCGCGCTGGCCGCCGGCAATTGCGTGGTCCTCAAGCCGGCCGAGCAGACCCCGGCGTCGATCCTGTATCTGATGAGCCTGCTCACCGACGTGATCCCAGCCGGCGTGGTGAACATCGTGAACGGCTTCGGCGTGGAGGCCGGCAAACCGCTCGCGTCCAGCAACCGGATCCGCAAGATCGCCTTCACCGGCGAGACCACCACCGGCCGCTTGATCTCCCAGTACGCGTCGGAGAATCTGATTCCGGTGACCCTGGAGCTCGGCGGCAAGAGCCCGAACATCTTCTTCGACGACGTGCTGCTGGAAGAAGACAGCTTCGTCCAGCGCGCCCTCGAGGGCTTCACGATGTTCGCGCTCAATCAGGGCGAGGTCTGCACCTGCCCGAGCCGCGCCCTGATCCAGGAAGGCATCTACGACGACTTCCTGGAGCGCGCGGTGGATCGGGTCAGCAAGATCAAGCAGGGCAACCCGCTCGACACCGAGACCATGATGGGCGCGCAGGCGTCGAACGACCAGTACGAGAAGATCCAGTCGTACCTGGCCATCGGCAAGGAGGAGGGCGCCAAGGTGCTGATCGGCGGCGAGCCCGTCGACCTGGGCGGCGACCTCTCCGGCGGCTACTACATCAAGCCGACGGTGTTCGCGGGCAACAACGACATGCGGATCTTCCAGGAGGAGATCTTCGGTCCGGTCCTCGCGGTGACCAGCTTCTCCGACTACGACGACGCCATCCGCATCGCCAACGACACCCTCTACGGGCTGGGCGCAGGCGTGTGGAGCCGCAACGGCACCGTTGCCTACCGCGCCGGCCGCGACATCCAGGCCGGCCGCGTGTGGACCAACACCTACCACGACTACCCGGCGCACGCCGCGTTCGGCGGGTACAAGAACTCCGGCATCGGCCGCGAGAACCACCTGATGATGCTGTCGCACTACCAGCAGACCAAGAACCTGCTGGTCGGCTACAGCCAGGACCCGAAGGGCTTCTTCTAG
- a CDS encoding Asp23/Gls24 family envelope stress response protein yields MTGLGGPDPLGELAEGIARAALAVPGVAALSGGAFGAVATSLPGRRVVGVALRETSGEVAFVGELGYDLRAVAERVRASAEELAGRPIDVVVADLQAPGDRTVGEHTESDER; encoded by the coding sequence GTGACCGGTCTCGGCGGCCCGGATCCGCTCGGCGAACTGGCCGAGGGGATCGCCCGAGCGGCGTTGGCCGTGCCGGGGGTCGCCGCCCTGTCGGGAGGCGCGTTCGGGGCCGTCGCCACCTCGCTGCCCGGGCGTCGCGTGGTCGGCGTGGCGCTGCGCGAGACGTCCGGGGAGGTGGCGTTCGTCGGTGAGCTCGGATACGACCTGCGGGCCGTCGCCGAGCGGGTGCGGGCGTCGGCCGAAGAACTGGCCGGGCGGCCGATCGACGTCGTCGTGGCCGATCTGCAGGCGCCCGGTGACCGTACAGTCGGCGAACACACAGAGAGTGACGAGAGATGA
- a CDS encoding helix-turn-helix domain-containing protein — MAEAPLTRVRRAYERFLAGVEPPAEAVRKVVRDSWQRSAQGGLDPAGAHVDVDPAQWSAADFEEYRAGHPLTAMRPLVQSLMIDDIVGTDVVVALTDQHGRLLWVEGDRSARDAAARIDFVEGSVWSEHTVGTNAPGLALTVDQGVQIRGPEHFVSRVHEFNCAAAPVHNPTTGEVIGAIDVTGGDAAGQPFALAAVRSVVAAVERELLAKAVDLSPAVRGLPIHSVPRLTVLGTPGWATPDGRTRPLSPRHAEILLLLTSRPEGLGTDELAMLLSDGELGAVTVRAEISRLRRDLGDLIAARPYRLTVEATSDVAELGELIATGSLTEAIARLGRGGLLAESAAPGVVELFEEVREDLRSRLLAASDSDALTAWTASPHGRDDLLAWQRLTAVLPAGDPRRTISAGRARLLDRRFGLN; from the coding sequence ATGGCAGAAGCCCCGCTGACCCGGGTCCGGCGTGCGTACGAACGGTTCCTCGCGGGGGTCGAGCCGCCCGCCGAGGCCGTGCGCAAGGTGGTGCGCGACTCGTGGCAACGGTCGGCGCAGGGCGGTCTCGATCCGGCCGGCGCGCACGTGGACGTCGACCCCGCCCAGTGGAGCGCCGCCGACTTCGAGGAGTACCGAGCGGGACACCCGCTGACCGCGATGCGGCCGCTGGTGCAGTCCCTGATGATCGACGACATCGTCGGCACCGACGTCGTCGTCGCCCTCACCGACCAGCACGGTCGCCTGCTCTGGGTGGAAGGCGACCGGAGCGCACGCGATGCAGCCGCGCGCATCGACTTCGTGGAGGGCTCGGTGTGGAGCGAGCACACCGTCGGCACCAACGCGCCGGGGCTGGCCCTGACCGTCGACCAGGGTGTGCAGATCCGCGGACCCGAGCATTTCGTGTCCCGGGTGCACGAGTTCAACTGCGCTGCCGCCCCCGTGCACAACCCGACGACCGGCGAGGTGATCGGCGCGATCGACGTGACGGGCGGCGACGCCGCCGGCCAGCCGTTCGCCCTCGCGGCGGTGCGTTCGGTAGTGGCCGCGGTGGAACGCGAGCTCCTGGCCAAAGCCGTCGACCTGAGCCCCGCCGTCCGCGGCCTGCCGATCCACTCCGTGCCGCGCCTGACCGTGCTGGGCACCCCCGGGTGGGCCACACCCGACGGCCGCACCCGGCCGCTCTCCCCCCGCCACGCGGAGATTCTGCTGTTGCTGACCAGCCGCCCCGAGGGATTGGGCACCGACGAGCTGGCGATGCTGCTGTCCGACGGCGAGCTCGGCGCAGTGACCGTGCGCGCGGAGATCTCGCGGCTGCGTCGCGATCTGGGCGACCTGATCGCCGCCCGCCCGTACCGGCTCACCGTCGAGGCCACGTCCGACGTCGCCGAGCTCGGCGAGCTGATCGCCACGGGCTCGCTGACCGAGGCGATCGCCCGCCTCGGCCGCGGCGGACTGCTGGCCGAATCGGCGGCCCCCGGCGTCGTCGAACTCTTCGAGGAGGTCCGGGAAGATCTGCGGTCCCGACTGCTGGCCGCGTCCGATTCGGACGCCCTGACCGCGTGGACGGCGTCGCCGCACGGCCGCGACGACCTGCTCGCCTGGCAGCGCCTCACCGCAGTGCTCCCCGCCGGGGATCCGCGGCGGACCATCTCCGCCGGCCGCGCCCGTCTGCTCGACCGGCGTTTCGGGCTGAACTGA
- a CDS encoding Asp23/Gls24 family envelope stress response protein, translating into MTESTTSSTPSKDAPAPGNARSHNSSEPAVDTGSEGTKEVARRDLGDDRGRTVIADTVVAKIAGIATREIGGVYDLGGTGERMVGKVRDFVPGTSSNVTQGIEVEVGERQTAVDVQIIAEYGVPIHQLANAIRRNVVGAIEQMTGLEVTEVNVTVHDVHLPDAETPSNDPAQPPRVQ; encoded by the coding sequence ATGACCGAGAGCACGACCTCGAGTACGCCGTCGAAGGACGCGCCCGCACCCGGGAACGCGCGATCGCACAACTCCTCCGAGCCCGCCGTGGACACCGGGTCCGAGGGCACCAAGGAGGTCGCGCGCCGCGACCTCGGCGACGACCGCGGGCGTACCGTCATCGCGGACACGGTGGTCGCCAAGATCGCCGGGATCGCCACCCGGGAGATCGGCGGCGTGTACGACCTGGGCGGCACCGGTGAACGCATGGTCGGCAAGGTGCGCGACTTCGTGCCCGGCACGTCGTCGAACGTCACCCAGGGCATCGAGGTGGAGGTCGGGGAGCGCCAGACGGCGGTCGACGTGCAGATCATCGCCGAGTACGGCGTCCCGATCCACCAGCTCGCCAACGCCATCCGGCGCAACGTGGTCGGGGCCATCGAGCAGATGACCGGGCTCGAAGTGACCGAGGTGAACGTCACCGTGCACGACGTGCATCTGCCCGATGCCGAGACTCCGAGCAACGATCCCGCGCAACCCCCGCGCGTGCAGTGA